The following proteins are co-located in the Pseudomonas sp. ATCC 13867 genome:
- a CDS encoding EAL domain-containing response regulator, with the protein MANEKKTVRLLILEDSQNEAERLVSLFRNAGRATRVHRITSSEDLLEILPQGWDLLIAAPDSSAMAPSDALSGIRRQAKDIPFIQLIAGNDSDAVTEALALGAQDALPQGEDERLILVANRELANLEERRARRAAEVALREAEKRCQLLLDSSVDAITYVHDGMHIYANRAYVDLFGYDDAEELEGLPMIDLIAGSDQATFKDFLKGYPNTKERTEDNADLACSGIKVDGQAFSARMSFSPATYDGEPCIQVVIRAQTGNAQLEEKLREVSSQDLVTGLYNRGHFLDLMDSAVERAVTASQPASFAYMLLDRAQTLQLNLGVASIDLLLADLGNLLRAHFPQEAQLARFSDDVFAVLLPGHSPDQTRALFASLLKKIEGHLFDIHGRTAQVTLSIGVAGLDEKTTRAQDVIERAHRSADEIAQSEGNGLKLYDPADELAAAANRGDTLAIIRQALEQNSFRLLFQPIISLRGDTHEHYEVLLRLLNPQGEEVPPADFLAAAKAGGLAEKIDRWVLLNSIKLLSEHRAKGHDTKLFVHLSSSSLQDAELLPWLNVALKASRLPADALIIQISEPDAISYLKQAKVLSQGLAELHCQIALCQFGCALNPFNTLKHMNVDFVKVDGSYVQELGKAENQENLKTLMASLHAQAKLTIVPMVETASALATLWQAGANYIQGHYLQGPSQAMDYDFASDE; encoded by the coding sequence ATGGCCAATGAAAAGAAGACCGTCCGACTACTGATCCTGGAAGACTCACAGAACGAAGCCGAGCGCCTGGTCAGCCTGTTCCGCAACGCCGGGCGCGCCACCCGCGTCCACCGCATCACGTCCAGTGAAGACCTCCTGGAAATCCTTCCCCAGGGCTGGGATCTGCTGATCGCCGCCCCTGACAGCAGCGCAATGGCGCCCAGCGATGCCCTGAGCGGCATTCGCCGCCAGGCCAAGGACATCCCGTTCATCCAGCTGATCGCCGGCAACGACTCCGACGCGGTGACCGAAGCCCTCGCCCTCGGCGCCCAGGACGCCCTGCCGCAAGGCGAGGACGAGCGCCTGATCCTGGTCGCCAACCGCGAGCTGGCCAACCTCGAGGAGCGCCGCGCCCGCCGCGCCGCCGAAGTCGCCCTGCGCGAGGCGGAAAAGCGCTGCCAACTGCTGCTGGACAGCTCGGTGGACGCCATCACCTACGTGCATGACGGCATGCACATCTACGCCAACCGCGCCTACGTCGACCTGTTCGGTTACGACGACGCGGAGGAACTGGAAGGCCTGCCGATGATCGACCTGATCGCCGGCAGCGACCAGGCGACCTTCAAGGACTTTCTCAAGGGTTACCCCAATACCAAAGAGAGAACGGAAGACAACGCCGACCTGGCCTGCAGTGGAATCAAGGTGGACGGCCAGGCCTTCAGCGCACGCATGAGCTTCTCCCCGGCCACCTACGACGGCGAACCCTGCATCCAGGTGGTGATCCGCGCCCAGACCGGCAACGCCCAGCTCGAAGAAAAACTGCGCGAGGTCAGCAGCCAGGACCTGGTCACCGGCCTGTACAACCGTGGCCACTTCCTCGACCTGATGGACAGCGCCGTGGAGCGCGCGGTGACCGCCAGCCAGCCGGCCAGCTTCGCCTACATGCTGCTCGACCGCGCCCAGACGCTGCAGCTCAACCTCGGCGTCGCCAGCATCGACCTACTGCTCGCCGACCTCGGCAACCTGCTGCGCGCCCACTTCCCGCAGGAGGCCCAGCTGGCCCGCTTCAGCGACGACGTGTTCGCCGTGCTGCTGCCGGGGCACAGTCCCGACCAGACCCGGGCGCTGTTCGCCAGCCTGCTGAAGAAGATCGAAGGCCACCTGTTCGACATCCACGGTCGCACCGCCCAGGTCACCCTGTCCATCGGCGTCGCCGGGCTGGACGAAAAGACCACTCGCGCGCAGGACGTCATCGAACGCGCCCATCGCAGCGCCGACGAAATCGCCCAGAGCGAAGGCAACGGCCTGAAGCTCTACGATCCGGCCGATGAACTGGCCGCCGCCGCCAACCGCGGCGACACCCTGGCGATCATCCGCCAGGCCCTGGAGCAGAACAGCTTCCGCCTGCTGTTCCAGCCGATCATCAGCCTGCGCGGCGACACCCACGAGCATTACGAAGTGCTGCTGCGCCTGCTCAATCCGCAGGGCGAGGAAGTACCGCCGGCGGACTTCCTCGCCGCCGCCAAGGCGGGTGGCCTGGCCGAGAAGATCGACCGCTGGGTCCTGCTCAACTCGATCAAGCTGCTCTCCGAACACCGCGCCAAGGGCCACGACACCAAGCTGTTCGTGCACCTTTCCAGCTCCAGCCTGCAGGATGCCGAGCTGCTGCCCTGGCTGAACGTGGCGCTGAAGGCATCGCGTCTGCCCGCCGACGCCCTGATCATCCAGATCAGCGAACCGGACGCGATCAGCTACCTCAAGCAGGCGAAGGTGCTCAGCCAGGGGCTCGCCGAGCTGCACTGCCAGATCGCGCTGTGCCAGTTCGGCTGCGCGCTGAACCCGTTCAACACGCTCAAGCACATGAACGTCGATTTCGTGAAGGTCGATGGCTCCTACGTGCAGGAGTTGGGCAAGGCGGAGAACCAGGAGAACCTCAAGACCCTGATGGCCAGCCTCCACGCCCAGGCCAAGCTGACCATCGTGCCGATGGTGGAAACCGCCAGCGCCCTGGCGACGCTCTGGCAGGCCGGCGCCAACTACATCCAGGGCCACTACCTGCAAGGACCGAGCCAGGCGATGGACTACGATTTCGCCTCGGACGAGTAG
- the serB gene encoding phosphoserine phosphatase SerB, with protein MREIVLINITGEDRPGLTAAITGVLAQGGVNILDIGQAVIHDTLSFGILVEIPDNERASSVLKEVLFTAYKLDQQVRFTPVSEDDYRQWVGGQGKPRQIVTLLTRRVTAEQLQRVSSITAKYGLNIDQIDRLSGRMPLDMPADQGKGCIEFSVRGEPDDPVALRAEFLSVAQELNVDIAFQQDSVFRRNRRLAVFDMDSTLIEAEVIDELAKAAGVGDKVSEITERAMRGELDFRASFKERLALLKGLSEDVLEEIGASLRLTEGAETLFAELKRLGYKTAILSGGFSYFAKQLQAKLGIDYVFANELQIVDGKLTGVAIEPIVDAQRKADLLRELAAKEGLQLEQTIAVGDGANDLPMLGLAGLGVAFRAKPLVKQSAKQAISTLGLDGILYLLGFRDREGVDGR; from the coding sequence TTGCGCGAGATCGTCCTGATCAACATCACCGGGGAAGACCGCCCCGGCCTCACCGCGGCCATTACCGGCGTCCTGGCGCAGGGTGGCGTGAACATCCTCGATATCGGCCAGGCGGTGATCCACGACACCCTGTCCTTCGGCATCCTGGTGGAAATCCCGGATAACGAGCGAGCCTCGTCGGTGCTCAAGGAGGTGCTGTTCACGGCCTACAAGCTCGACCAGCAGGTGCGCTTCACGCCGGTGTCCGAAGACGATTACCGCCAGTGGGTCGGTGGCCAGGGCAAGCCCCGCCAGATCGTGACCCTGCTGACTCGCCGGGTGACCGCCGAGCAATTGCAGCGCGTCAGCTCGATCACTGCCAAGTACGGCCTGAACATCGACCAGATCGACCGCCTGTCCGGACGGATGCCGCTGGACATGCCGGCGGACCAGGGCAAGGGCTGCATCGAGTTCTCGGTACGCGGCGAACCGGACGACCCGGTCGCGCTGCGCGCCGAGTTTCTCAGCGTGGCCCAGGAGCTGAACGTCGACATCGCCTTCCAGCAGGACTCGGTGTTCCGCCGCAACCGCCGCCTGGCGGTGTTCGACATGGATTCGACGCTGATCGAGGCCGAGGTCATCGACGAACTGGCCAAGGCCGCCGGCGTGGGCGACAAGGTGTCGGAGATCACCGAGCGCGCCATGCGCGGCGAACTGGACTTCCGCGCCAGCTTCAAGGAGCGCCTGGCGCTGCTCAAGGGGCTGTCCGAGGACGTGCTGGAAGAGATCGGCGCTTCGCTGCGCCTGACCGAAGGCGCCGAAACGCTGTTCGCCGAGCTCAAGCGTCTGGGCTACAAGACCGCGATCCTCTCCGGCGGCTTCAGCTACTTCGCCAAGCAGCTGCAGGCCAAGCTGGGCATCGACTACGTGTTCGCCAACGAACTGCAGATCGTCGATGGCAAGCTGACCGGCGTGGCCATCGAGCCGATCGTCGACGCCCAGCGCAAGGCCGACCTGCTGCGCGAGCTGGCGGCGAAGGAAGGTTTGCAGCTGGAGCAGACCATCGCCGTGGGCGACGGCGCCAACGACCTGCCGATGCTCGGCCTGGCCGGCCTGGGCGTGGCTTTCCGCGCCAAGCCGCTGGTCAAGCAGTCGGCCAAGCAGGCGATTTCCACTCTCGGGCTGGATGGCATTCTTTACCTGCTCGGTTTCCGTGATCGCGAAGGGGTAGACGGCCGCTGA
- a CDS encoding AhpA/YtjB family protein — translation MTRPTSVKPDNFFLLLFHALRQRRVPIALRIAIHSLMLVAAALVIYAWVMGMQFKQAMQQQADALGQSLTTQTASSATELLVSNDILSLNVLLNNLTKNPLVAHAAIYSVDNRILAESGTRPKQGLLGDTEGLYSTPITFQEVIAGHLRISLDMHQFEQPMTVSLQSMGLISLILLLLTLTLSLRLGRQISTPLLQLRVWLRDPDDPAPGAGLQNEIGDLARQLQSRLVPEKPPAPEPVIVAPVARPKATLDAATGPDEHEFDENIFSEDELPAPAPRRTDDSDDFPEEEPATLAEEPAATDEEPELEPEPEPEPLSSGTSAVLAVQLGAQEQLRRLPRARLVDLLERYRDCLEQAARLYKGTLYTLSDGGSLILFHSRDQDDEYLTNALCCGELMRALGHALQIEVADSGITLQLQLGMTLGEDVADLEQAELLQESAAQDALALSQHSRNLLLVEKTIGDDEKVRERARIRPIASPENACCVEWLKEPYPSMLERQLSRMRALRTT, via the coding sequence GTGACCCGGCCCACCTCCGTCAAGCCCGACAATTTCTTCCTGCTGCTCTTCCACGCGCTGCGTCAGCGCCGGGTGCCGATCGCGTTGCGAATCGCCATCCACAGCCTGATGCTGGTGGCCGCCGCCCTGGTGATCTACGCCTGGGTCATGGGCATGCAGTTCAAACAAGCCATGCAGCAGCAGGCCGACGCCCTGGGTCAGAGCCTGACCACCCAGACGGCCTCGTCCGCCACCGAGTTGCTGGTGTCCAACGACATCCTCAGCCTCAACGTGCTGCTCAACAACCTGACCAAGAACCCGCTGGTGGCCCACGCGGCGATCTACAGCGTGGACAACCGCATCCTCGCCGAGTCTGGCACGCGCCCCAAGCAGGGTCTGCTGGGCGACACCGAAGGTCTGTATTCCACCCCCATCACCTTCCAGGAAGTGATCGCCGGTCACCTGCGCATCAGCCTGGACATGCACCAGTTCGAGCAGCCGATGACCGTCAGCCTGCAGAGCATGGGGCTGATCAGCCTGATCCTGCTGCTGCTGACCCTGACCCTCAGCCTGCGCCTGGGCCGGCAGATCTCCACGCCGCTGCTGCAACTGCGCGTCTGGCTGCGCGACCCGGACGATCCCGCTCCCGGCGCCGGCCTGCAGAACGAGATCGGCGACCTAGCCCGCCAACTGCAATCGCGCCTGGTGCCGGAAAAGCCGCCGGCGCCCGAGCCGGTGATCGTCGCACCTGTCGCCCGCCCGAAAGCGACCCTGGACGCCGCGACCGGCCCGGACGAACACGAATTTGACGAGAACATCTTCTCCGAGGACGAACTGCCGGCACCCGCGCCCCGCCGCACGGACGACAGCGACGACTTCCCCGAAGAAGAACCCGCGACACTCGCCGAAGAGCCTGCCGCCACGGACGAAGAGCCCGAGCTCGAACCGGAGCCGGAGCCCGAACCGCTGTCCAGCGGCACCAGTGCCGTCCTGGCCGTTCAGCTCGGCGCCCAGGAACAGCTGCGTCGCCTGCCGCGCGCCCGCCTGGTCGACCTGCTGGAACGCTACCGCGACTGCCTGGAACAGGCTGCGCGCCTGTACAAGGGCACGCTGTACACGCTCAGCGATGGCGGCAGCCTGATCCTCTTCCACAGCCGCGACCAGGACGACGAGTACCTCACCAACGCCCTGTGCTGCGGCGAGCTGATGCGCGCCCTGGGCCACGCCCTGCAGATCGAGGTGGCCGACAGCGGCATCACCCTGCAACTGCAACTGGGCATGACCCTGGGCGAGGATGTCGCCGACCTCGAACAGGCCGAACTGCTGCAGGAGTCGGCGGCACAGGACGCCCTCGCCCTCAGCCAGCACAGCCGCAACCTGCTGCTGGTGGAGAAAACCATCGGCGATGACGAGAAAGTCCGCGAACGGGCACGCATCCGTCCCATCGCCAGCCCGGAAAACGCCTGCTGCGTGGAATGGCTGAAGGAACCCTACCCCTCGATGCTGGAACGCCAGCTCTCGCGCATGCGCGCTCTGCGTACCACATGA
- a CDS encoding metal-dependent hydrolase has product MTTLITHPLPVLAAGLALGSRVIPPRLLLAGLFAACLPDFDVIAFKLGIAYQDALGHRGFSHSLLFAALLGLLGAACCRRLGCGPLKAGLWIALATASHSLLDAMTDGGLGVAWFWPWSDRRYFLPLHPIEVSPIGLSRFLSPRGAQVLLSEARWVWIPCVAIALGGIALRRLLRLRG; this is encoded by the coding sequence ATGACCACCCTGATCACCCATCCCCTGCCCGTGCTGGCCGCGGGACTGGCGCTCGGTTCACGGGTGATCCCGCCACGCCTGCTGCTGGCCGGCCTGTTCGCCGCCTGCCTGCCCGACTTCGACGTCATCGCCTTCAAGCTCGGCATCGCCTATCAGGACGCGCTGGGGCATCGCGGCTTCAGTCACTCACTGCTGTTTGCCGCCCTGCTCGGCCTGCTCGGCGCCGCCTGTTGCCGCAGGCTCGGCTGCGGCCCGCTGAAGGCCGGCCTGTGGATCGCCCTGGCGACCGCCTCCCACAGCCTGCTCGATGCCATGACCGACGGCGGGTTGGGAGTGGCCTGGTTCTGGCCCTGGAGCGACCGGCGCTACTTCCTGCCGCTGCACCCCATCGAGGTTTCGCCGATTGGCCTGTCGCGCTTCCTGAGCCCGCGCGGTGCGCAGGTACTGCTGTCAGAGGCGCGTTGGGTCTGGATACCCTGCGTGGCCATTGCCCTTGGCGGCATCGCGCTGCGCCGCCTGCTGCGACTGCGCGGCTGA
- a CDS encoding calcineurin yields MRFLLSVLGLGLLLCGCQGADRHEQIAHDQALFRQHPMPPLRVTAVPGSFVLPLLPDTQFYAENNHRELRLFRSDERYAGLPYEPALAFFAQTSWLTKNAEALQVPMVVHLGDVVQNAGTLSQWQVASGAMRVLEEGGVPYSIMSGDRDIHGATTPDDQRSFRDRFKDHFGPQRAAWQSTYGGSDPLGLSQYHLFRRYGQSFLLLALDWSPSTATLAWAQQVIDAHPHVPVILASHNILYRKAGEQPQLSREGSDSGPLLWQQLIRRNDQIFLTLSAHVEGSAHARMLNDRGHSVDMVMVDYQDEYLGGNGLLQLLELDLRRNRIDALSLSPWVLWKRQFYPKAFKGCTSEQDLRGCDQLLPAPSAGWDNRFHIALDFRARFAGFQGYTAQLPEGAAEGASLLQQVRTQLESAAQSQQAAQRDAAKGNGHAGYPDPTRL; encoded by the coding sequence ATGAGGTTTCTGTTGTCCGTCCTGGGGCTTGGTCTGCTGCTGTGCGGCTGCCAGGGGGCTGACCGCCATGAGCAGATCGCTCACGATCAGGCGTTGTTTCGCCAGCACCCGATGCCGCCGTTGCGGGTGACCGCAGTGCCGGGGAGCTTCGTCCTGCCGCTGCTGCCGGATACGCAGTTCTACGCCGAGAACAATCACCGCGAGTTGCGTCTGTTCCGTAGCGATGAGCGTTACGCGGGGTTGCCCTACGAGCCGGCGCTGGCCTTCTTCGCCCAGACGTCGTGGCTGACGAAGAATGCCGAGGCCCTGCAGGTGCCGATGGTGGTGCATCTGGGCGATGTGGTGCAGAACGCCGGCACCCTGAGCCAGTGGCAGGTCGCCAGCGGCGCGATGCGGGTGCTGGAGGAGGGTGGCGTGCCTTACAGCATCATGAGCGGCGACCGGGACATTCATGGCGCCACCACGCCCGATGACCAGCGTTCGTTCCGCGACCGTTTCAAGGACCATTTCGGCCCGCAACGCGCCGCCTGGCAAAGCACCTACGGCGGCAGCGACCCGCTCGGCCTGAGCCAGTACCACCTGTTCCGCCGGTACGGCCAGTCCTTCCTCCTGTTGGCGCTGGACTGGAGTCCGTCGACGGCCACGCTGGCCTGGGCGCAGCAGGTCATCGACGCGCATCCGCACGTCCCGGTGATCCTCGCGTCGCACAATATTCTGTACCGCAAGGCCGGCGAGCAGCCGCAGCTGTCCCGCGAGGGCAGCGACAGCGGGCCCCTGCTCTGGCAGCAGTTGATCCGCCGTAACGATCAGATATTCCTGACCCTCAGTGCGCACGTCGAAGGCTCGGCCCATGCGCGCATGCTCAACGACCGGGGGCATAGCGTGGACATGGTGATGGTGGACTACCAGGACGAGTACCTGGGCGGCAACGGGTTGCTGCAGTTGCTGGAGCTGGACTTGCGGCGCAATCGTATCGATGCCTTGTCGTTGTCACCCTGGGTACTGTGGAAGCGGCAGTTCTACCCGAAGGCGTTCAAGGGCTGCACCTCGGAGCAGGACCTGCGCGGTTGCGACCAATTGCTGCCGGCACCTTCGGCTGGCTGGGATAACCGCTTCCACATCGCCCTGGATTTCCGTGCGCGCTTCGCCGGCTTCCAGGGCTACACCGCGCAGTTGCCCGAGGGCGCGGCGGAGGGGGCGTCGCTGTTGCAGCAAGTCCGGACGCAGCTCGAGTCAGCCGCGCAGTCGCAGCAGGCGGCGCAGCGCGATGCCGCCAAGGGCAATGGCCACGCAGGGTATCCAGACCCAACGCGCCTCTGA
- a CDS encoding ArnT family glycosyltransferase: MTRQALCVALAALVLFLLGAQGASVVGFDSRFVLFAKEMLRHGPGFFPTTYGEPYPDYPGASTFLIYLASLPLGRVNLFSAWLPTALASAASVGLTYRLVAPLSRQWALLSVAMLLLTATFLSETRAVSVDLQVAALGMLAFFFAMRAERYPPRGLLARLLPLLLAGFVLRGPLGLVVPAGMACSPLLLDRRWRCLLVFSLGALLLLAGCGVLLLALARLTGGEPFAWEVLRMQVTGRLDGSAGASDALYYFRGSLGNYALAFPLAVPAVALLWRRKSDPASRLVVACVLAALVVMVGLSVPQAKKARYILAMAPLAAIVATYPFYVGDRRLAVFLRRLIQALWLVLPLLVLLGVWLGWRRYPQVLQALGWRVWLCVGGLVVLQLFSLSRLFQRDRRAELIALGAVLALWGGYLLVVEPAERRLYDSREFSLAVDAAVAGAPAPLVLYGMGRDARAIKFMVNLDRDMQPLFAGSPEQLAASAGPYYLMLDEQRAAQLRAAYPALEAPLLCGRFDNDRYCLLRVSNPSMFGSVR, encoded by the coding sequence TTGACCCGGCAGGCGCTGTGCGTCGCCCTGGCGGCGCTCGTGCTGTTTCTGCTGGGTGCGCAGGGCGCGTCGGTGGTGGGGTTCGACTCGCGTTTCGTGCTGTTCGCCAAGGAAATGCTGCGACATGGGCCGGGTTTCTTCCCGACCACCTATGGCGAGCCTTATCCGGACTATCCGGGGGCCTCGACCTTCCTGATCTACCTGGCATCGTTGCCGCTGGGCCGCGTCAATCTCTTCAGCGCCTGGCTGCCGACGGCCCTGGCCTCCGCCGCCAGCGTCGGGCTGACCTATCGCCTGGTCGCGCCGCTCTCTCGGCAGTGGGCCCTGCTCAGCGTGGCGATGCTGTTGCTCACGGCGACTTTCCTCAGCGAAACCCGGGCGGTGTCGGTCGATCTGCAGGTCGCGGCACTGGGGATGCTGGCGTTCTTCTTCGCGATGCGCGCCGAACGTTACCCCCCTCGTGGATTGCTGGCGCGTCTGCTGCCGTTGCTGCTCGCCGGTTTCGTACTGCGCGGTCCGCTGGGGCTGGTGGTGCCGGCCGGTATGGCCTGCAGCCCGTTGTTGCTGGATCGCCGCTGGCGTTGTCTGCTGGTTTTTTCCCTGGGGGCGCTGCTGCTCCTGGCGGGCTGCGGCGTCCTGTTGCTGGCGCTGGCGCGATTGACCGGAGGCGAGCCTTTTGCCTGGGAGGTACTGCGGATGCAGGTCACGGGCCGGCTGGATGGCAGTGCCGGTGCCAGCGATGCGCTGTATTACTTCCGCGGTTCGCTGGGCAACTATGCCCTGGCGTTTCCGCTGGCGGTGCCGGCCGTCGCGCTGCTGTGGCGACGCAAGAGCGATCCGGCGTCGCGGCTGGTCGTCGCCTGCGTCCTGGCGGCACTGGTGGTGATGGTTGGCCTGTCGGTGCCGCAGGCGAAGAAGGCTCGCTACATCCTGGCGATGGCGCCGCTGGCGGCGATCGTCGCGACTTATCCGTTCTACGTTGGCGACCGGCGTTTGGCCGTGTTTCTGCGCCGTCTGATCCAGGCGCTCTGGCTGGTGCTTCCGCTGCTCGTTCTGCTGGGGGTATGGCTGGGCTGGCGGCGCTATCCGCAGGTATTGCAGGCACTCGGCTGGCGCGTCTGGCTGTGCGTTGGCGGTCTGGTCGTTCTGCAGTTGTTCTCGCTGTCCCGGCTGTTCCAGCGCGATCGGCGCGCGGAACTGATCGCGCTCGGCGCGGTGCTGGCGTTGTGGGGTGGCTACCTGCTGGTGGTCGAGCCGGCGGAGCGGCGCTTGTACGACAGCCGTGAGTTCTCCCTGGCGGTGGATGCCGCGGTGGCCGGGGCCCCGGCGCCGCTGGTGCTCTATGGCATGGGACGCGACGCACGGGCGATCAAGTTCATGGTCAATCTCGATCGCGACATGCAGCCGCTGTTCGCGGGCAGTCCCGAGCAGCTCGCCGCGTCGGCGGGGCCGTACTACCTGATGCTGGACGAGCAGCGCGCCGCCCAACTGAGGGCTGCCTATCCGGCCCTGGAGGCGCCATTGCTCTGCGGCCGCTTCGACAATGACCGCTATTGCCTGCTGCGTGTGAGCAACCCCAGCATGTTCGGTTCCGTACGATGA